In Streptomyces sclerotialus, one genomic interval encodes:
- a CDS encoding DUF5709 domain-containing protein, protein MSDEAMGDEVYQPPAYEVAAKPDDLDMEDALDEPDADEQLDQGYSPPEKPLGVNKTGTTANEQREGESLDERLAEEVPDVTPPEGDGIGDEVDSDGEPVDEQVGEDRAGRIVGGDQGYPDRGRNANDVVARDVGIDGGAAGAEEAAMHVVDDENVNDDQSPPLR, encoded by the coding sequence ATGTCCGACGAGGCGATGGGTGACGAGGTCTACCAGCCGCCCGCCTACGAAGTGGCGGCCAAGCCCGACGACCTCGACATGGAGGACGCCCTCGACGAGCCGGACGCCGATGAGCAGCTGGACCAGGGCTATTCGCCGCCCGAGAAGCCTCTCGGGGTGAACAAGACGGGCACCACGGCGAACGAGCAGCGCGAGGGCGAGAGCCTGGACGAGCGGCTCGCCGAGGAGGTGCCGGACGTGACACCGCCCGAGGGCGACGGCATCGGCGACGAGGTGGACAGCGACGGCGAGCCGGTGGACGAGCAGGTCGGCGAGGACCGGGCCGGCCGGATCGTCGGCGGCGACCAGGGCTACCCCGACCGCGGCCGGAACGCCAACGACGTGGTCGCCCGGGACGTGGGCATCGACGGCGGTGCCGCGGGCGCGGAGGAGGCCGCGATGCACGTCGTGGACGACGAGAACGTCAACGACGACCAGTCCCCGCCGCTGCGCTGA
- a CDS encoding MarR family winged helix-turn-helix transcriptional regulator, whose amino-acid sequence MSEGAGQAHEDDVDAVTRAVLTASRVLVAVSARSLAAIEGTVTLPQFRLLVVLSAHGGAKLVTVAELLGVNPSTALRMVDRLIAAGHVRREVNPHNRRETILQLTGEGRRIVEEVTARRHAEIAEIVARMPAPRRAELVAALTAFACAAGEPAAQAVEADPYPLGWAPPGAP is encoded by the coding sequence ATGAGCGAGGGCGCGGGACAGGCACACGAGGACGACGTGGACGCGGTGACGCGTGCCGTGCTGACCGCGTCCCGGGTGCTGGTGGCCGTCTCGGCGCGCTCGCTGGCCGCCATCGAGGGGACGGTGACGCTGCCGCAGTTCCGGCTGCTGGTCGTGCTGTCCGCGCACGGCGGCGCCAAGCTGGTGACCGTCGCGGAGCTGCTGGGCGTCAACCCCTCCACCGCGCTGCGCATGGTCGACCGGCTGATCGCGGCCGGTCATGTGCGTCGCGAGGTCAATCCCCACAACCGTCGAGAAACGATTCTGCAGTTGACCGGCGAGGGGCGGCGCATCGTCGAGGAGGTCACCGCGCGGCGGCACGCCGAGATCGCGGAGATCGTCGCGCGGATGCCGGCGCCCCGGCGCGCCGAACTGGTGGCGGCGCTGACCGCCTTCGCCTGCGCCGCCGGTGAACCCGCGGCGCAGGCCGTCGAAGCCGATCCCTATCCCCTGGGCTGGGCCCCTCCCGGCGCCCCCTGA
- the guaD gene encoding guanine deaminase: MTTADDTRARTGENTTAVRGPLVRFLDDPFRTGRDAAFTYTPDALLICTDGRITAVGDHAALRHRLPAGVTPAHYPDHVVVPGFVDTHVHGVQTDVMAATGADLTGWLERRAFPEEERFADGRYAREAAAAFCDQLLRNGTTTALVFGSVHPGSADALFEAAARRNLRIVCGKVLMDRNAPDALLDTAQSGYEESKALLERWHGKGRARYAITPRFAPSSTPEQLEAAAALWREHPGALLHTHVSETPDEAEWARSLFPGRAGYLDIYDHYGLLGPGAVLAHGVHLSPAERDRCAATGTALAHCPGSNLALGSGLFPLRETAGGPRPVTVGLGTDVGAGPTFSMLSTLYEAYKVAAVRGAPVDTVQAYHLATRGGAAALGLADTVGSLAPGQEADFAVLDPRATPLLARRAARTEDIEELLFVLAAMGDDRVVRATYVAGRLAHDRDTAPAGRGEGAP; encoded by the coding sequence ATGACCACCGCCGACGACACCCGGGCCCGTACCGGCGAGAACACCACCGCCGTACGCGGCCCGCTCGTCCGCTTCCTCGACGACCCGTTCCGCACCGGCCGCGACGCGGCGTTCACGTACACGCCCGACGCGCTGCTGATCTGCACCGACGGCCGGATCACCGCCGTCGGCGACCACGCGGCGCTGCGCCACCGGCTGCCCGCCGGCGTCACTCCGGCGCACTATCCGGACCACGTCGTCGTCCCCGGCTTCGTCGACACCCACGTGCACGGCGTGCAGACCGATGTCATGGCGGCGACCGGCGCCGACCTGACCGGCTGGCTGGAGCGGCGCGCGTTCCCCGAGGAGGAGCGGTTCGCCGACGGCCGGTACGCCCGCGAGGCCGCCGCCGCCTTCTGCGACCAGCTGCTGCGCAACGGCACCACCACGGCCCTGGTCTTCGGCTCCGTCCACCCCGGCTCCGCCGACGCGCTGTTCGAGGCGGCCGCCCGGCGGAACCTCCGTATCGTCTGCGGCAAGGTGCTCATGGACCGCAACGCACCCGACGCGCTGCTCGACACGGCGCAGAGCGGTTACGAGGAGTCCAAGGCGCTGCTGGAACGCTGGCACGGCAAGGGGCGTGCCCGGTACGCGATCACGCCCCGCTTCGCTCCCAGCAGCACGCCGGAACAGCTGGAAGCGGCCGCCGCGCTGTGGCGGGAGCACCCCGGCGCCCTCCTGCACACCCACGTCTCGGAGACCCCGGACGAGGCCGAGTGGGCCCGCTCGCTCTTCCCCGGCCGGGCCGGCTACCTCGACATCTACGACCACTACGGGCTGCTCGGGCCGGGCGCGGTACTCGCGCACGGCGTCCACCTCTCCCCCGCCGAACGCGACCGCTGCGCCGCCACCGGCACGGCCCTCGCCCACTGCCCCGGCTCCAACCTCGCCCTGGGCAGCGGACTGTTCCCGCTGCGCGAGACCGCCGGCGGGCCGCGCCCGGTGACCGTCGGGCTCGGCACCGACGTCGGCGCGGGCCCCACCTTCTCGATGCTGTCGACGCTGTACGAGGCGTACAAGGTCGCGGCCGTGCGCGGCGCCCCGGTCGACACCGTGCAGGCGTACCACCTGGCCACCCGGGGCGGGGCCGCGGCGCTCGGCCTGGCGGACACCGTCGGCTCCCTCGCGCCCGGCCAGGAGGCGGACTTCGCGGTGCTCGATCCCCGGGCCACCCCGCTGCTCGCCCGGCGCGCCGCACGCACCGAGGACATCGAGGAGCTGCTGTTCGTGCTCGCGGCGATGGGCGACGACCGCGTGGTCCGCGCCACGTACGTGGCGGGACGCCTCGCCCACGACCGGGACACGGCGCCGGCGGGGCGGGGCGAGGGCGCCCCGTAG
- a CDS encoding glycoside hydrolase family 15 protein, whose product MSTVEPPESHAFPPQALRDYAVLADGERAALVGPRGEICWLCAPRWHDEAVFATLIGGGGTYAVTPEERYVPGGHYEEGTLIWRSRWITQSGIVECREALAYPGDPGRVVLLRRVEACQGPARLRVVLHPLAGYGAAPLTEPHRDEHGVWTARAGGLHLRWTGGATARLTDAPTDAGAEAAVGVHTETGGTDARTGTGRGTGSRRATRLVLDLRLDAGQRHDLVLEIGRTPPPGPPPEPGAAWARTEQAWREAVPALDDTIAAGDARQSYAVLCGMTGASGGLIAAATTSLPERAEEGRNYDYRYVWIRDQCYAGQAAAAAGQYPLLDAAVRFIGARLREDGPELSPAYTVDGGPVPDQRELDLAGYPGGYDRIGNRVNRQFQLDAFGEALLLFAAAARAGRLDGDGRKAAEIAADAVARRWQEPDAGIWELEPRAWTHSRLICSAGLRAMAAAGPPGPQARRWTELADTLLAATTATALHPDGHWQRAADDPALDAALLIPALRGALSADDPRTRATLQAYTERLTDHHYAYRFRHDDRPLAAAEGAFVLCGFAMALAEHQQGREVEAYRWFERNRAACGAAGLYAEEYDITQRQLRGNLPQSFVHAMMLECAVRLAGADGVPERPPSSRGPRR is encoded by the coding sequence ATGAGCACCGTCGAACCGCCCGAAAGCCACGCCTTCCCGCCGCAGGCGCTGCGCGACTACGCCGTACTGGCCGACGGCGAGCGTGCGGCGCTGGTCGGCCCGCGCGGCGAGATCTGCTGGCTGTGCGCCCCGCGCTGGCACGACGAGGCGGTCTTCGCCACCCTCATCGGCGGGGGCGGGACGTACGCGGTGACCCCGGAGGAACGGTACGTGCCGGGCGGGCACTACGAAGAGGGCACGCTGATCTGGCGCAGCCGCTGGATCACCCAGAGCGGCATCGTCGAGTGCCGGGAGGCGCTCGCGTACCCGGGCGACCCCGGCCGCGTCGTCCTGCTGCGCCGCGTCGAGGCCTGCCAGGGCCCGGCCCGCCTGCGGGTGGTCCTGCACCCGCTGGCCGGCTACGGCGCCGCACCGCTGACCGAGCCGCACCGCGACGAGCACGGCGTGTGGACCGCCCGGGCCGGCGGCCTCCACCTGCGCTGGACGGGCGGCGCCACGGCCCGCCTGACGGACGCCCCGACGGACGCGGGTGCGGAGGCGGCCGTCGGCGTGCACACGGAGACCGGCGGTACCGACGCGCGTACCGGCACCGGCCGGGGCACCGGTTCCCGCCGCGCCACCCGCCTCGTCCTCGACCTGCGGCTCGACGCCGGGCAACGGCACGACCTCGTCCTGGAGATCGGCCGCACCCCGCCGCCCGGCCCGCCCCCGGAGCCCGGCGCCGCCTGGGCCCGTACCGAACAGGCCTGGCGGGAGGCCGTGCCCGCGCTGGACGACACCATCGCCGCGGGGGACGCCCGGCAGTCGTACGCCGTGCTGTGCGGCATGACCGGCGCGAGCGGCGGGCTGATCGCGGCAGCCACCACCAGCCTGCCCGAACGCGCCGAAGAGGGCCGCAACTACGACTACCGGTACGTGTGGATCCGCGACCAGTGCTACGCGGGCCAGGCCGCGGCGGCGGCCGGGCAGTACCCGCTGCTCGACGCGGCGGTCCGCTTCATCGGCGCCCGGCTGCGCGAGGACGGCCCCGAGCTCAGCCCGGCGTACACGGTCGACGGCGGTCCCGTACCCGACCAGCGGGAACTGGACCTGGCCGGCTACCCCGGCGGTTACGACCGGATCGGCAACCGCGTCAACCGGCAGTTCCAGCTCGACGCCTTCGGCGAGGCACTGCTGCTGTTCGCCGCCGCGGCCCGCGCCGGCCGGCTCGACGGCGACGGCCGCAAGGCCGCCGAGATCGCCGCGGACGCCGTCGCCCGCCGCTGGCAGGAACCGGACGCGGGCATCTGGGAACTGGAGCCCCGCGCCTGGACGCACAGCCGCCTCATCTGCTCCGCCGGGCTGCGCGCGATGGCCGCCGCCGGACCGCCAGGCCCGCAGGCGCGCAGGTGGACCGAGCTCGCCGACACCCTCCTCGCCGCCACCACCGCCACCGCACTGCACCCCGACGGCCACTGGCAGCGCGCCGCCGACGACCCGGCCCTGGACGCGGCACTGCTGATACCGGCGCTGCGCGGCGCGCTGTCCGCCGACGACCCGCGCACCCGCGCCACACTGCAGGCGTACACGGAGCGGCTGACCGACCACCACTACGCCTACCGGTTCCGGCACGACGACCGGCCGCTGGCGGCGGCGGAAGGCGCCTTCGTGCTCTGCGGCTTCGCGATGGCGCTGGCGGAACACCAGCAGGGCAGGGAAGTTGAGGCGTACCGCTGGTTCGAGCGCAACCGCGCCGCGTGCGGCGCGGCGGGGCTGTACGCCGAGGAGTACGACATCACGCAGCGTCAGTTGCGGGGCAACCTGCCGCAGTCGTTCGTGCACGCCATGATGCTGGAGTGCGCGGTCCGGCTGGCCGGTGCCGACGGCGTGCCCGAACGGCCCCCCTCCTCTCGCGGACCGCGCAGGTGA
- a CDS encoding enolase C-terminal domain-like protein: MAAEHEGGTEPPVESVGTAVYTVPTDAPEGDGTLTWDSTTLVLVTVRSGATTGFGWTYGAPATAQVVTGQLADVVTGRCALDVPAANEAMHRAVRNAGRPGLIAGAVSAVDLALWDLKARLLDLPLVRLLGACRTDVPVYGSGGFTTYDAGQQERQLRHWVEEQDIPRVKIKIGESWGSATWRDAERVTAARRAIGDTTDLYVDANGGYSRKQAVRVAAHLAQQGVTWFEEPVSSDDLTGLAHVRAAVTPDVTAGEYGYTLPYFGHLLRADAVDCLQADATRCGGLTVWLRTAALAEANGLELSGHCAPHVHAHAAAAVPNLRHLEWFHDHVRIENLLFDGALDPAGGSIRPGADGAPGHGLTLRADLAEQYRTG, translated from the coding sequence ATGGCAGCTGAGCACGAAGGGGGCACCGAACCCCCGGTGGAGTCGGTCGGGACGGCGGTCTACACCGTCCCGACCGACGCTCCGGAGGGCGATGGCACCCTCACCTGGGACTCCACCACGCTGGTGCTGGTGACCGTGCGCTCGGGAGCCACCACCGGCTTCGGCTGGACCTACGGCGCGCCCGCCACCGCACAGGTCGTCACCGGCCAGCTGGCGGACGTGGTGACCGGCCGCTGCGCCCTCGACGTGCCGGCCGCCAACGAGGCGATGCACCGGGCCGTCCGCAACGCCGGACGGCCCGGCCTGATCGCCGGGGCGGTCTCGGCCGTCGACCTCGCGCTGTGGGACCTCAAGGCCCGGCTGCTGGACCTCCCGCTGGTCCGGCTGCTCGGGGCCTGCCGGACCGATGTACCGGTGTACGGCAGCGGCGGCTTCACCACGTACGACGCCGGGCAGCAGGAGCGCCAGCTGCGGCACTGGGTCGAGGAACAGGACATCCCCCGCGTCAAGATCAAGATCGGGGAGTCGTGGGGGAGCGCCACCTGGCGCGACGCCGAGCGCGTCACCGCCGCCCGCCGCGCCATCGGCGACACCACCGACCTCTACGTCGACGCCAACGGCGGCTACTCCCGCAAGCAGGCCGTCCGGGTCGCGGCGCACCTCGCGCAGCAGGGCGTCACCTGGTTCGAGGAGCCGGTCTCCTCCGACGACCTCACCGGCCTCGCCCACGTCCGCGCCGCCGTCACCCCCGACGTCACCGCCGGCGAATACGGCTACACCCTGCCGTACTTCGGGCACCTGCTCCGCGCGGACGCGGTGGACTGCCTGCAGGCCGACGCCACCCGCTGCGGCGGCCTCACCGTCTGGCTGCGCACCGCCGCGCTCGCCGAGGCCAACGGGCTGGAGCTGTCCGGCCACTGCGCGCCGCACGTGCACGCGCACGCAGCCGCCGCCGTGCCCAACCTGCGGCACCTGGAGTGGTTCCACGACCACGTACGCATCGAGAACCTGCTCTTCGACGGCGCCCTCGACCCGGCCGGCGGCAGCATCCGGCCCGGCGCCGACGGGGCACCCGGACACGGGCTCACGCTCCGCGCCGACCTGGCCGAGCAGTACCGCACCGGCTGA
- a CDS encoding thiamine pyrophosphate-requiring protein: protein MKVSDYILQRLREWDVDHVFSYAGDGINGLLAAWGRADNKPEFVQARHEEMAAFEAVGYAKFSGRVGVCAATSGPGAIHLLNGLYDAKLDHVPVVALVGQTNRSAMGGSYQQEVDLASLYKDVASDFCETVTVPEQLPNVIDRAMRTAIARRTVTAVIIPADVQELDYSPPQHAFKMVPSSLGMADYAPLPAKPAIADAAKVINEGEKVAVLIGQGARGARAEVEELADVTGAGVAKALLGKDALPDDLPYVTGAIGLLGTRPSYELMMECDTLVVIGSSFPYTQFMPELDQARAVNIDIDAHMVGMRYPFEVNLVGDAKETLRALLPQLKRKKHGDWRKKIEKNTKRWWEVMQRRAAVDADPINPEYVVHALDALLPHDVILAADSGSAANWYARHLRMRGAMRGSLSGTLATMGPGVPYVIGAKFAHPERPALAIVGDGAMQMNGMAELITARKYWQQWSDPRLVVAVLNNEDLNQVTWEMRAMSGAPQFEPSQHIPDVPYADFARSIGLGGVRVEKPGDVESAWRQALSADRPFVIDFRTDPAVPPIPPHASFDQIEAAAAAVLKGDSDRGNVLKQGIKAKMQEMLPGHRHREDRPGADDDRNA from the coding sequence ATCAAGGTGTCCGACTACATCCTGCAGCGGCTGCGCGAGTGGGACGTCGACCATGTCTTCAGCTATGCGGGTGACGGCATCAACGGCCTGCTCGCCGCCTGGGGGAGGGCCGACAACAAGCCGGAGTTCGTCCAGGCGCGGCACGAGGAGATGGCCGCTTTCGAGGCCGTCGGCTACGCCAAGTTCTCCGGCCGGGTGGGCGTCTGCGCCGCTACCTCCGGGCCCGGCGCCATCCACCTGCTCAACGGCCTCTACGACGCCAAGCTCGACCACGTGCCCGTCGTCGCGCTCGTCGGCCAGACCAACCGCAGCGCCATGGGCGGCTCGTACCAGCAGGAGGTCGACCTCGCGAGCCTCTACAAGGACGTCGCCTCCGACTTCTGCGAGACGGTGACCGTCCCCGAGCAGCTGCCCAACGTCATCGACCGGGCCATGCGCACCGCGATCGCCCGGCGGACCGTCACCGCGGTCATCATCCCGGCCGACGTGCAGGAGCTGGACTACTCCCCGCCGCAGCACGCGTTCAAGATGGTGCCCTCCAGCCTGGGCATGGCCGACTACGCCCCGCTCCCCGCGAAGCCCGCCATCGCCGACGCCGCCAAGGTCATCAACGAGGGCGAGAAGGTCGCGGTCCTCATCGGGCAGGGCGCCCGCGGCGCCCGCGCCGAGGTCGAGGAGCTGGCCGACGTCACCGGCGCGGGCGTCGCCAAGGCGCTGCTGGGCAAGGACGCGCTGCCGGACGACCTGCCGTACGTCACCGGCGCCATCGGCCTGCTCGGCACCCGGCCCTCGTACGAGCTGATGATGGAGTGCGACACCCTCGTCGTGATCGGCTCCAGCTTCCCGTACACCCAGTTCATGCCCGAGCTGGACCAGGCACGCGCCGTCAACATCGACATCGACGCGCACATGGTCGGCATGCGTTACCCCTTCGAGGTCAACCTCGTCGGCGACGCCAAGGAGACACTGCGGGCGCTGCTGCCGCAGCTGAAGCGGAAGAAGCACGGCGACTGGCGCAAGAAGATCGAGAAGAACACCAAGCGCTGGTGGGAGGTGATGCAGCGGCGCGCCGCCGTGGACGCGGACCCGATCAACCCCGAGTACGTCGTGCACGCACTGGACGCGCTGCTGCCCCACGACGTGATCCTGGCCGCCGACTCCGGCTCCGCCGCCAACTGGTACGCGCGCCATCTGCGGATGCGCGGCGCCATGCGCGGCTCGCTGTCCGGCACCCTGGCCACCATGGGCCCCGGCGTGCCGTACGTCATCGGCGCCAAGTTCGCGCACCCCGAGCGGCCCGCGCTGGCCATCGTCGGTGACGGCGCGATGCAGATGAACGGCATGGCCGAGCTGATCACCGCGCGCAAGTACTGGCAGCAGTGGTCCGACCCGCGGCTCGTCGTCGCCGTCCTGAACAACGAGGACCTCAACCAGGTCACCTGGGAGATGCGCGCGATGTCCGGCGCCCCGCAGTTCGAGCCCTCGCAGCACATCCCGGACGTGCCGTACGCCGACTTCGCCCGCTCCATCGGCCTCGGCGGCGTCCGCGTGGAGAAGCCCGGTGACGTGGAGTCCGCCTGGCGCCAGGCGCTCTCCGCCGACCGCCCGTTCGTCATCGACTTCCGTACCGACCCGGCCGTGCCGCCGATCCCGCCGCACGCCAGCTTCGACCAGATCGAGGCCGCAGCGGCCGCCGTCCTCAAGGGCGACAGCGACCGCGGCAACGTCCTCAAGCAGGGCATCAAGGCCAAGATGCAGGAGATGCTGCCCGGCCACCGGCACCGCGAGGACCGGCCCGGCGCCGACGACGACCGCAACGCGTGA
- a CDS encoding FAD-binding and (Fe-S)-binding domain-containing protein, whose protein sequence is MAPNERAALTDRKRAVSGGTDLDVAALERALRERVDGEVRFDAGSRGAYATDGSNYRQVPIGVVAPRDVEAGAAAVEVCAEFGAPVLSRGGGTSLGGQCTNTAVVIDWTKYCHRLVSVDPQRRTCVVEPGIVLDDLNRQLAEHGLKFGPKPSTHSHCALGGMIGNNSCGASAQAYGKTADNVRRMEVLTYDGTRMWVGATTDAEFEEAVGAGGRRGELYQGLRRIADRYLADIRRGYPRIPRRVSGYNLDALLPENEFHLARALIGSEGTLVTVLHAELDLVPVPAAEAILVLGYDDICAAADDVPRLLKHCRPTQLEALDGRMAQLMREEGAFLDSLERFPEGESWLLLQFSGDNQEDVDGQACDLLHAINRSEGDPDVAFSDDPEREQKMLKAREAGLGVTARPPDDRETWEGWEDSAVPPDKLGDYLRDLKRLFAEFHYDHPSLYGHFGQGCVHTRIPFDLKTAEGVAAFREFLHRAADLVASYGGSLSGEHGDGQARGELLPKMFGERLVTAFGELKALFDPDDRMNPGKVVAPYRVDENLRLGAGWRPDSHETHFGYPEDDHSFTRAVMRCVGIGNCRTHSGGVMCPSYRATDEEEHSTRGRARLLFEMLGGHADSPVTDGWRSTEVRDALDLCLACKGCKSDCPVGVDMATYKAEFLAHHYEGRLRPAAHYSMGWLPLWARLSRAAPRLVNAALSAPGIGRLGKLAAGVAGERTAPVLAEESFVQWWRARKAPEPDPADPRTVLLWPDTFSTYFHPSIAKSAVRVLEDAGFRVTVPTQAVCCGLTWISTGQLRTAKHVLRRTLDALRPWLEAGTPVIGLEPSCAAVFRADAPELLPEDEDVQRLAGQFRTFAEQLLNHAPDDWRPPRLARTATVQTHCHQHAVLKDDADRELMRRAGIQAEVLDEGCCGLAGNFGFERGHHDLSMKVGELGVLPAVRDAAPSALVLADGFSCRTQIEQGGTGRRALHLAEVLALGLDGPLPATRPEALAQRPDVSARDGRLLTAGALAALGAAAVLAVRSARRSHRTSPTGK, encoded by the coding sequence ATGGCCCCGAACGAACGAGCGGCGCTGACCGACCGCAAGCGCGCGGTGTCCGGCGGGACGGACCTGGACGTGGCCGCGCTGGAGCGGGCGCTGCGCGAGCGGGTCGACGGCGAGGTCCGCTTCGACGCGGGCAGCCGGGGCGCGTACGCCACCGACGGCTCGAACTACCGGCAGGTACCCATCGGCGTGGTCGCTCCGCGCGACGTGGAAGCGGGCGCCGCGGCGGTCGAGGTCTGCGCGGAGTTCGGCGCTCCGGTGCTCTCCCGGGGCGGCGGCACCAGCCTGGGCGGCCAGTGCACCAACACGGCGGTGGTCATCGACTGGACGAAGTACTGCCACCGTCTGGTCTCGGTCGACCCGCAGCGCCGCACCTGTGTCGTCGAGCCCGGCATCGTGCTGGACGACCTCAACCGGCAGCTGGCGGAGCACGGCCTGAAGTTCGGGCCCAAGCCGTCCACGCACAGCCACTGCGCACTCGGCGGCATGATCGGCAACAATTCCTGCGGCGCCTCGGCGCAGGCGTACGGCAAGACCGCCGACAACGTGCGTCGCATGGAAGTGCTCACCTACGACGGCACCCGGATGTGGGTCGGGGCCACCACCGACGCGGAGTTCGAGGAGGCCGTCGGGGCCGGCGGCCGCAGGGGCGAGCTGTACCAGGGGCTGCGCCGCATCGCCGACCGCTACCTGGCCGACATCCGGCGCGGCTATCCGCGCATCCCGCGCCGCGTCTCCGGCTACAACCTCGACGCGCTGCTCCCGGAGAACGAGTTCCACCTCGCCCGCGCGCTGATCGGCAGCGAAGGCACGCTGGTCACCGTCCTGCACGCGGAGCTGGACCTGGTACCGGTACCGGCCGCCGAGGCCATACTGGTCCTCGGGTACGACGACATCTGCGCCGCCGCCGACGACGTGCCCCGGCTGCTGAAGCACTGCCGTCCCACCCAGCTGGAGGCGCTGGACGGGCGGATGGCCCAGCTCATGCGCGAGGAGGGCGCCTTCCTGGACTCCCTCGAACGGTTCCCCGAGGGCGAGAGCTGGCTGCTGCTGCAGTTCAGCGGCGACAACCAGGAGGACGTCGACGGGCAGGCGTGCGATCTGCTGCACGCGATCAACCGCAGCGAGGGCGACCCCGACGTGGCGTTCTCCGACGACCCCGAGCGCGAGCAGAAGATGCTCAAGGCCCGCGAGGCCGGGCTCGGCGTGACCGCGCGGCCCCCGGACGACCGCGAGACCTGGGAGGGCTGGGAGGACTCCGCCGTACCGCCCGACAAGCTCGGCGACTACCTGCGCGACCTCAAGCGGCTCTTCGCGGAGTTCCACTACGACCACCCGTCCCTCTACGGGCACTTCGGCCAGGGCTGTGTGCACACCCGTATCCCCTTCGACCTCAAGACCGCCGAGGGCGTCGCCGCGTTCCGGGAGTTCCTGCACCGCGCCGCCGACCTCGTCGCCTCCTACGGCGGGTCGCTCTCCGGCGAGCACGGGGACGGGCAGGCCCGCGGCGAGCTGCTGCCGAAGATGTTCGGCGAGCGGCTGGTCACCGCGTTCGGCGAGCTCAAGGCGCTGTTCGACCCGGACGACCGGATGAACCCCGGCAAGGTCGTGGCGCCCTACCGGGTGGACGAGAACCTCCGGCTCGGCGCCGGCTGGCGCCCCGACAGCCACGAGACGCACTTCGGCTACCCCGAGGACGACCACTCCTTCACCCGCGCGGTGATGCGCTGCGTCGGCATCGGCAACTGCCGCACCCACTCCGGCGGCGTGATGTGCCCCTCGTACCGGGCGACCGACGAGGAGGAGCACTCCACCCGCGGGCGTGCCCGGCTGCTCTTCGAGATGCTCGGCGGGCACGCCGACTCGCCCGTCACCGACGGCTGGCGCTCCACCGAGGTCAGGGACGCCCTCGACCTCTGCCTGGCCTGCAAGGGCTGCAAGTCCGACTGCCCGGTCGGCGTCGACATGGCCACCTACAAGGCCGAGTTCCTCGCGCACCACTACGAGGGGCGACTGCGGCCCGCGGCACACTACTCGATGGGCTGGCTGCCGCTGTGGGCCCGGCTCTCCCGGGCGGCGCCACGGCTGGTCAACGCCGCGCTGAGCGCGCCCGGCATCGGACGGCTCGGGAAGCTCGCGGCCGGCGTCGCCGGGGAGCGCACAGCGCCGGTCCTCGCCGAGGAGTCGTTCGTCCAGTGGTGGCGGGCGCGCAAGGCGCCGGAGCCCGACCCCGCCGATCCCCGCACGGTCCTCCTCTGGCCCGACACCTTCAGCACGTACTTCCACCCCTCCATCGCCAAGTCGGCGGTGCGCGTGCTCGAGGACGCGGGCTTCCGCGTCACCGTGCCCACCCAGGCCGTGTGCTGCGGGCTGACCTGGATCTCCACCGGGCAGCTGCGCACCGCCAAGCACGTGCTCCGCCGCACCCTGGACGCCCTGCGGCCCTGGCTGGAGGCCGGTACGCCGGTCATCGGGCTGGAACCGTCCTGCGCGGCCGTCTTCCGTGCCGACGCGCCCGAACTCCTGCCGGAGGACGAGGACGTCCAGCGGCTCGCCGGGCAGTTCCGCACCTTCGCGGAGCAGCTGCTGAACCACGCGCCCGACGACTGGCGGCCGCCCCGGCTGGCCCGTACCGCCACCGTGCAGACCCACTGCCACCAGCACGCCGTCCTCAAGGACGACGCCGACCGGGAGCTGATGCGCCGGGCCGGCATCCAGGCGGAGGTGCTGGACGAAGGCTGCTGCGGGCTGGCCGGCAACTTCGGTTTCGAACGCGGCCACCACGACCTGTCGATGAAGGTCGGCGAGCTGGGCGTGCTGCCCGCCGTACGGGACGCGGCGCCCAGCGCCCTGGTCCTCGCCGACGGGTTCAGCTGCCGTACCCAGATCGAGCAGGGCGGCACCGGGCGGCGCGCGCTGCACCTCGCCGAGGTCCTCGCGCTCGGTCTCGACGGGCCGCTGCCCGCCACCCGGCCCGAAGCGCTCGCGCAGCGGCCCGACGTCAGCGCCCGCGACGGCCGGCTGCTCACCGCGGGCGCGCTGGCAGCGCTCGGCGCCGCGGCCGTCCTGGCCGTCCGGTCGGCCCGCCGCTCGCACCGCACGTCACCCACCGGAAAGTGA